Sequence from the Paeniglutamicibacter cryotolerans genome:
GTCGATTTCGTGGAACATGGACTGTTCCGTCAGACCGAAGGTGTAGTTGCCGTTACCGTCGAACTGCTTGCCGCTCAGGCCGCGGAAGTCGCGGATACGGGGCAGTGCAAGGGTTACCAAGCGGTCGAGGAATTCCCACATGCGATCGCCGCGAAGCGTTGCGTGGGTACCAATCGGCATGCCTTCGCGCAGCTTGAACTGTGCGATCGACTTGCGTGCCTTGGTAACCAGCGGCTTCTGGCCGGTGATGGCGGTGAGGTCGCGGACTGCGCCGTCGATGAGCTTGGAATCCTTGGCGGCTTCGCCAACACCCATGTTCACGACGACCTTGACCAGGCCCGGGATCTGCATAACGTTTTCGTACTTGAATTCGTTCTGCATGGCCTCGCGGATTTCCGCGGCGTACTTGGCCTTGAGGCGGGGCTGGATATTCACAGCTGCTTCAGTCATTACAGTGCCTTTCCGGAAGCCTTGGCGTAACGAACACGCACAGTCTTCTTCACGCCGTTCTTTTCCACAGATTCCTCGCGGAAACCGACGCGGGTCGGCTTCTTGGTTTCCGGGTCAACGATGGCGACGTTCGACGCGTGGATCGGGGCTTCAACAACCTCGATGCCGCCGGTCTGCGTGCCACGCTCGGTCTGGCCTGCCTTGGTGTGCTTGGTGACGCGATTAACGCCCTCAACCAACACGCGGTTGGTCTCGGTGACGACCTTCAGGACCTTGCCCTGCTTGCCGTTGTCCGAGCCAGCGATGACCTGAACCAGGTCACCCTTTTTGATTTTTGCACCCATGGTTACAGCACCTCCGGAGCCAGGGAAACGATCTTCATGAACTTCTTATCGCGAAGCTCACGCCCAACCGGTCCGAAAATACGGGTTCCGCGGGGTTCGCCGTCAGCCTTGAGGATTACGGCGGCGTTCTCATCGAACTTGATGTAGGAACCGTCGACGCGGCGACGTTCCTTCTTGGTGCGAACGATGACAGCCTTGACGACGTCACCCTTCTTTACGTTTCCGCCCGGGATTGCATCCTTGACGGTAGCGACGATAACGTCGCCGATGCCTGCGTAGCGACGGCCTGAGCCCCCGAGAACACGAATGGTAAGGATTTCCTTAGCACCGGTGTTATCGGCAACCTTCAGTCGCGATTCCTGCTGAATCACTTTTTACTCCTGTCGTCTCGCCGGTTCTCCCAGGGAGCCTAGCGGAACAGATATGGTCCATCTCCGGCTGTCGCTTACCCCCATCTCCAAACAGTGGCGAACAAGTTCGCTGCTGCTGGGGAGACAGGGCCGAGGCGATGCGCCGCAGAGCCGTGCCGCACCCTAGAATCCGGCGGCAAGCCGGCTTCTGGGCACTAGTAGTCTCGAATCGAGAGGTGGATAGTCTCTACATACAAGACGCACAGGATTTCAATCTTACGTTAAAAAGAGCGAGACCCGAAATCCTGTGATAAACACGGGATTTCGGGCCTCGCTCAGGTGGTCCGCACTAGGCGGTCCGA
This genomic interval carries:
- the rplE gene encoding 50S ribosomal protein L5, with product MTEAAVNIQPRLKAKYAAEIREAMQNEFKYENVMQIPGLVKVVVNMGVGEAAKDSKLIDGAVRDLTAITGQKPLVTKARKSIAQFKLREGMPIGTHATLRGDRMWEFLDRLVTLALPRIRDFRGLSGKQFDGNGNYTFGLTEQSMFHEIDQDSIDRVRGMDITVVTTAKTDAEGRALLKALGFPFKTDN
- the rplX gene encoding 50S ribosomal protein L24; translation: MGAKIKKGDLVQVIAGSDNGKQGKVLKVVTETNRVLVEGVNRVTKHTKAGQTERGTQTGGIEVVEAPIHASNVAIVDPETKKPTRVGFREESVEKNGVKKTVRVRYAKASGKAL
- the rplN gene encoding 50S ribosomal protein L14, whose protein sequence is MIQQESRLKVADNTGAKEILTIRVLGGSGRRYAGIGDVIVATVKDAIPGGNVKKGDVVKAVIVRTKKERRRVDGSYIKFDENAAVILKADGEPRGTRIFGPVGRELRDKKFMKIVSLAPEVL